The Candidatus Deferrimicrobium sp. genomic sequence CCTGGCCACCCACGCGGCGTTCAAGGCATGCCTCTTTCTCGGCTCGGGATCGGTCATCCACGCTGTCCACAGCCAGGATATACGCGAGATGGGCGGCCTGCGGAAGAAGATGCCGATCACCTTCGTCACCTTCGTGATCGCCACGCTGGCGATCGCCGGGGTGCCGGGCTTCTCGGGCTTCTTCAGCAAGGACATGATCCTCGCGGCGGCGCTCGAGTTCGGGATGAAGAACCCGGCGCACTACGTCCTCTTCTTCGGAGCGCTGTTCACGGCCGGGATGACCGCCTTCTACATGTTCCGCCTCGTGATCATGACTTTCCTGGGCGAGCCGAAGGATCACCACAAGTTCAACCACGCCCACGAGTCGCCCCCGAACATGTGGGTGCCGCTCGTGGTGCTGGCGATCTTTTCGTTCTCGTTCTGGTTCAAGAGCCCGTTCGTCGAGAAGGGGTGGTTCCAGACGCTGATCGCGAAGCCGGCGACGGTCGCGAACATCGCGAAGGCGACGGCGGTTCCCGCCTCGATGGAGCACGCGGCGGTGATGACGCCTTCGCCGCAGGGTGAAGCGGATTCCGCGAAGGAAGGGGCGTTGAACGCCTCCCGTGGATCTGCGCCTGAAACAGGGGAGCACGGGCAGGCTCCGCCCCACGGGACTTCAGCCTCCGGGGAGACTCCCCACGCGGCTGCCCCCTCAGCCCATGGAGAGTCGCATGAGGAGGCTTCGCATCTCGCGCACATGGCCCATTCGTACGCGATGTACTCCTCGGTGGCGGTGGGGACCCTGGGCATCTTCCTCGGCTTCGTCGTCTACCTCTTCGGCTGGATCAACCCGGCCCGGGTGGCGAACAGCGTGAAGCCGCTTTATAACTTCCTGCTGAACAAGTGGTACTTCGACGAGCTGTACGACAAGACGGTGATCGGCGGATCGATCGCCCTGTCGAAGTTCCTCGCCTGGTTCGACCTGCACGTGGTGGACGGCCTGGTGAACCTTGCAGCGCAGCTCGGGGTGTTCGCCTCGTTCCTCGTCGGGAAGTTCGACAATTACGTCGTCGACGGCGCCGTGAACGGCGTGGCGGACGCGACGATCGGCAGCGGATCGATCCTTCGCCGGCTGCAGACCGGGAAGCTGTACCACTACGTGTTCGTGCTGGCGGGCGGCGCGCTCGTCATTTTCCTGATCAAGGCTTTCTGAGAATGGAGGTGGTCTTTCGTGGGTTTCGTCGATAGTCACATCCTGTCGCTCATGACGTTCCTTCCGATCCTCGGAGCGGTGGTGCTCCTGTGCGTACCCAAGGGGAAGGACGACGTGGTCCGGTACATCGCCGCCGTGGCCTCCTTCCTCCCGCTGGTCCTGGCGGTCAAGCTATGGTTCGCCTACGACCGGGCCATGGCGGGCGTCAACGTGGCCAGCCAGTACCAGTTCGTGGAGCATTACCTCTGGATCCCGTCGATCAACGTGGAGTACTTCCTGGGGGCGGACGGCATCTCGATGCCGCTGTTGATCCTGACGGCCCTGCTCTCGTTTCTCGCGGTCATCGGATCGTTCGGGATCACGAACAAGGTCAAGGGGTACATGGCCCTCTTCCTCCTGCTCGAAACCGGGATGATGGGCGTCTTCGCCTCCCTCGACTTCTTCCTCTTCTACGTTTTCTGGGAAGTGATGCTGCTGCCGATGTACTTCCTGATCGGCATCTGGGGCGGCCCCCGGAAGGAGTATGCGGCGATCAAGTTCTTCCTCTACACCCTGGCGGGCTCGGTCCTCATGCTGCTGGTGTTGCTGGCGCTCTACTTCAACACGACGAATCCCGAGACGGGAGGCCACACCTTCAACCTGCTCCACTACATGACGCAGGGGACCCACAACGCGTGGTTGAAGGGGTTCGACATCCGGATCCTCCTCTTCCTCGGACTGTTCATCGGCTTCGCCATCAAGGTCCCCCTCTTCCCGTTCCACACCTGGCTGCCCGACGCCCACGTCGAGGCGCCCACGGCGATCTCCGTTATCCTTGCGGGCGTCCTGCTGAAGATGGGGGCGTACGGCCTGATGCGGATCTCCTTCCCCATCTTCCCCGACGTGACGCGATGGTTCGCCATGCCGATGGCCGTGATCGGGGTGGTGAACATCGTCTACGGCGCGCTGTGCGCCCTGGCGCAGTCGGACCTGAAAAAAATGGTCGCCTACTCCTCCGTCAGCCACATGGGGTTCGTTCTGCTCGGCATGGCGGCGCTCACCCCCCTCGGGATGGCGGGGGCGTCGATGCAGATGTTCTCGCACGGCCTGATCACGGCCATGCTCTTCTTCCTGGTCGGCGTGGTCTACGACCGGGCGCACCACCGCCAGATCGACGGCTTCGGTGGGCTGGGCGCCGTGGTGCCCATCTACACCGGCTTCATCTCCTTCGCCTTCTTCGCATCTCTCGGCCTTCCGGGGCTGTCCGGATTCATCGCCGAGCAGATGGTCTTCCTCGGCTCTTTCGAGGCGTTCCGTCCCGTCGTGATCGTGGCGGCCATGGGGATCGTCTTCGTAGCCGCCTTCCACCTGTGGTCGCTGCAGAGGGTTTTCCTCGGACCGTTGAACCCGAAGTACGCCACCATGGAGGAGATC encodes the following:
- a CDS encoding NADH-quinone oxidoreductase subunit M — encoded protein: MGFVDSHILSLMTFLPILGAVVLLCVPKGKDDVVRYIAAVASFLPLVLAVKLWFAYDRAMAGVNVASQYQFVEHYLWIPSINVEYFLGADGISMPLLILTALLSFLAVIGSFGITNKVKGYMALFLLLETGMMGVFASLDFFLFYVFWEVMLLPMYFLIGIWGGPRKEYAAIKFFLYTLAGSVLMLLVLLALYFNTTNPETGGHTFNLLHYMTQGTHNAWLKGFDIRILLFLGLFIGFAIKVPLFPFHTWLPDAHVEAPTAISVILAGVLLKMGAYGLMRISFPIFPDVTRWFAMPMAVIGVVNIVYGALCALAQSDLKKMVAYSSVSHMGFVLLGMAALTPLGMAGASMQMFSHGLITAMLFFLVGVVYDRAHHRQIDGFGGLGAVVPIYTGFISFAFFASLGLPGLSGFIAEQMVFLGSFEAFRPVVIVAAMGIVFVAAFHLWSLQRVFLGPLNPKYATMEEINSREIFCLAPLGILVLIIGVWPMPILNLLNASAVRLVDLVKAVI
- the nuoL gene encoding NADH-quinone oxidoreductase subunit L; the encoded protein is MIRYAYIIPLLPLASFFINIAVGKRLPRKGDWLSLATILAGLVMSVGIFLEVFRAYDPNFKYHVVTPWLAVGDRFTLNVGILVDNVTAVMLLVVTGVSTLVHLFSIGYMHGDPRYNRFFAYLSIFSFSMLGLVLSESFFFIYIFWELVGLSSYLLIGFWFEKKSAADAGKKAFITTHIGDVGFLIGNMIIFVTCGVFGYDEVFQAIGQGKLSGTLLTIAGIGVFCGAIGKSAQFPLHVWLPDAMEGPTPVSALIHAATMVAAGVYLVGRVYPMFTPDAFLFIAYIGFITLFIAATIALTQNDIKKVLAYSTVSQLGYMIMGLGVGGYTAGLAHLATHAAFKACLFLGSGSVIHAVHSQDIREMGGLRKKMPITFVTFVIATLAIAGVPGFSGFFSKDMILAAALEFGMKNPAHYVLFFGALFTAGMTAFYMFRLVIMTFLGEPKDHHKFNHAHESPPNMWVPLVVLAIFSFSFWFKSPFVEKGWFQTLIAKPATVANIAKATAVPASMEHAAVMTPSPQGEADSAKEGALNASRGSAPETGEHGQAPPHGTSASGETPHAAAPSAHGESHEEASHLAHMAHSYAMYSSVAVGTLGIFLGFVVYLFGWINPARVANSVKPLYNFLLNKWYFDELYDKTVIGGSIALSKFLAWFDLHVVDGLVNLAAQLGVFASFLVGKFDNYVVDGAVNGVADATIGSGSILRRLQTGKLYHYVFVLAGGALVIFLIKAF